A genome region from Crossiella equi includes the following:
- a CDS encoding glycosyltransferase yields the protein MSRLGSFGRGLAAVVALAAVGRSVHYTRAVAKAAPLPPRPLDLPVEVAAVIPARDEQDTIGRGVAALRAQRHHSVSVVVVDDASTDGTAAAVAEHAAADPRVRLVRGDGPPPGWAGKVAAMAAGADAASSTAEFLLFMDADGVAAPDLVGRLLAAAEATGADLVTSPGGLRGPSLGASLLLPAATVALFEVIPPNGDNKRVLAIGQCLLLRRTAYERIGGWAALAGSTADDVDLATLVRDTGGRVLVVDATRELTAMGHDSFGQLWRSLRKSFVVGTEGSVPLLLAGASVNLLFGLTPPVAAVTGLVRGDRRLALTGLLGWAAQAAAHLVFARFYRQPKAAAVLAPLSWAALGSVLAAGLGQVIRGTAAWRGRSVG from the coding sequence ATGAGTCGGCTGGGGAGTTTCGGACGGGGACTGGCGGCCGTGGTCGCCCTGGCCGCGGTCGGGCGGTCGGTCCACTACACCCGTGCGGTGGCCAAGGCCGCGCCGCTGCCACCACGGCCCTTGGACCTGCCGGTCGAGGTCGCCGCGGTCATCCCGGCGCGCGACGAGCAGGACACCATCGGCCGGGGTGTGGCCGCGCTGCGCGCCCAGCGGCACCACAGCGTCTCGGTGGTGGTCGTGGACGACGCCTCCACCGACGGCACCGCCGCCGCGGTCGCCGAGCACGCCGCCGCCGACCCCCGGGTCCGGCTGGTGCGCGGGGACGGACCGCCGCCAGGCTGGGCGGGCAAGGTCGCCGCGATGGCCGCCGGGGCCGACGCCGCCTCGTCCACCGCCGAGTTCCTGCTGTTCATGGACGCCGACGGCGTGGCCGCGCCCGACCTGGTCGGCCGCCTGCTCGCCGCCGCCGAGGCCACCGGCGCCGACCTGGTCACCAGCCCCGGCGGGCTGCGCGGGCCGAGCCTGGGCGCCAGCCTGCTGCTGCCCGCCGCCACGGTCGCGCTGTTCGAGGTGATCCCGCCGAACGGCGACAACAAGCGCGTGCTCGCCATCGGCCAGTGCCTGCTGCTGCGGCGCACCGCCTACGAGCGCATCGGCGGCTGGGCCGCGCTCGCCGGGTCCACCGCCGACGACGTGGACCTGGCCACCCTGGTCCGCGACACCGGCGGGCGCGTGCTCGTGGTGGACGCCACCCGCGAGCTCACCGCGATGGGCCACGACTCGTTCGGGCAGCTGTGGCGCTCGCTGCGCAAGAGCTTCGTGGTCGGCACCGAGGGCAGTGTGCCGCTGCTGCTGGCCGGGGCCTCGGTGAACCTGCTGTTCGGCCTCACCCCGCCCGTCGCGGCGGTGACCGGCCTGGTCAGGGGCGACCGGCGGCTCGCGCTGACCGGGCTGCTCGGCTGGGCCGCGCAGGCCGCCGCGCACCTGGTCTTCGCCCGCTTCTACCGCCAGCCGAAGGCCGCCGCGGTGCTCGCGCCGCTGTCCTGGGCGGCCCTCGGCAGTGTGCTCGCGGCGGGCCTCGGACAGGTGATCCGGGGCACCGCGGCCTGGCGAGGTCGCTCGGTCGGGTAG
- a CDS encoding VIT1/CCC1 transporter family protein yields the protein MTDVHGTAGEEEVGHVHSDVSGGWLRPAVFGAMDGLVTNIALVAGVGGGGASAQFIVLTGMAGLVSGAFSMALGEYASVETQNNQLRAEVDVERRELREHPKAELEELVESYVDMGLTEDTARRVAQEVHRDPELAVKVHITQELGVDPDEQPSPWLAGFSSFFCFAIGALFPLVPYLLGFDSLLAGLVVGGIGLVIAGAVVARYTARPWWLNGLRQLMFGVIAAGATYLVGALIGVSAAG from the coding sequence ATGACAGATGTGCACGGTACCGCCGGGGAGGAAGAAGTCGGGCACGTCCACTCCGACGTCTCCGGCGGCTGGCTGCGGCCCGCCGTCTTCGGCGCGATGGACGGCCTGGTGACCAATATCGCGCTGGTCGCGGGCGTGGGCGGGGGCGGCGCGAGCGCGCAGTTCATCGTGCTCACCGGCATGGCCGGGCTGGTCTCCGGCGCGTTCTCCATGGCGCTGGGCGAGTACGCCTCGGTGGAGACGCAGAACAACCAGCTGCGCGCCGAGGTGGACGTGGAGCGCCGTGAGCTGCGCGAACACCCCAAGGCGGAGCTGGAGGAGCTGGTCGAGTCCTATGTGGACATGGGGCTGACCGAGGACACCGCGCGGCGGGTGGCCCAGGAGGTGCACCGGGACCCGGAGCTGGCGGTGAAGGTGCACATCACCCAGGAGCTGGGCGTGGACCCGGACGAGCAGCCCTCGCCGTGGCTGGCGGGCTTCTCCTCGTTCTTCTGCTTCGCGATCGGCGCGCTGTTCCCGCTGGTCCCGTACCTGCTGGGCTTCGACTCGCTGCTGGCCGGGCTGGTCGTGGGCGGGATCGGGCTGGTGATCGCGGGGGCCGTGGTGGCGCGGTACACCGCGCGGCCGTGGTGGCTCAACGGGCTGCGGCAGCTGATGTTCGGCGTGATCGCGGCCGGGGCCACCTACCTCGTGGGTGCCCTGATCGGGGTGAGCGCGGCGGGGTGA
- a CDS encoding phenylacetate--CoA ligase family protein, which produces MPTTTPLLTDPAAEGMPIEARRVVQERRLRGLVGRLLGAGGVQARRLRDCGIHSGRDVRLDQLHLLPTLAKRDIWDHYPFGLRVADEQDVVCVHGSSGTGGRPTLIPYTAHDVDVWARVMARALGGAGATGRSRIHNAYGYGLFTGGVGVHHGGMRLGATVLPLSGGMTDRQVRLLLDLGADVLCCTPSYAIHLGEALRAAGISPEQLKLRVGVFGAEPWTAEMRRQIEELLGLRALDIYGLSEVIGPGVACESLDSEGLLNVAEDHFYVEAVDADGMPVPDGTPGELVFTTLTKTGMPLLRYRSGDVASLTGPAEGSPRTLRRMSKLLGRADDMLVVRGVNVFPTEIEAVLLADERVSPHYLVVEDRRVAARPELRVAVEPFYDSTDTEALRHDLVAALRERLGISCAVVVVEPGVVPRTETGKARRLVRWSTGDAPLPGIAT; this is translated from the coding sequence ATGCCAACGACGACGCCACTGCTGACCGATCCCGCGGCCGAGGGGATGCCGATCGAGGCTCGGCGGGTGGTGCAAGAGCGGCGGTTGCGCGGGCTCGTGGGGCGGCTCCTGGGGGCCGGTGGGGTGCAGGCGCGGCGGCTGCGGGACTGCGGGATCCACAGTGGACGCGATGTGCGGCTCGACCAGCTGCACCTGTTGCCCACCTTGGCCAAGCGGGACATCTGGGACCACTACCCGTTCGGACTGCGGGTGGCCGACGAGCAGGACGTCGTGTGTGTGCACGGGTCCTCCGGCACCGGGGGCCGGCCGACGCTCATCCCCTACACCGCCCACGACGTGGACGTCTGGGCCCGGGTGATGGCCCGTGCGCTCGGCGGGGCCGGGGCCACCGGGCGCAGCCGCATCCACAACGCCTACGGGTACGGGCTGTTCACCGGCGGTGTGGGGGTGCACCACGGCGGCATGCGCCTGGGTGCCACCGTGCTGCCCCTCTCCGGCGGCATGACCGACCGGCAGGTCCGGCTGCTGCTCGACCTCGGGGCGGACGTGCTGTGCTGCACGCCGTCCTACGCCATCCACCTGGGGGAGGCGCTGCGGGCGGCCGGGATCTCACCCGAACAACTGAAGCTGCGCGTCGGGGTGTTCGGGGCGGAGCCGTGGACGGCGGAGATGCGGCGGCAGATCGAGGAGCTGCTGGGCCTGCGCGCGCTGGACATCTACGGGTTGTCCGAGGTCATCGGCCCCGGGGTGGCGTGCGAGTCGCTGGACTCCGAGGGCCTGCTCAACGTGGCCGAGGACCACTTCTACGTCGAGGCCGTGGACGCCGACGGGATGCCGGTGCCGGACGGCACGCCCGGCGAGCTGGTGTTCACCACGCTGACCAAGACCGGCATGCCGCTGCTGCGCTACCGCAGCGGCGACGTGGCCAGTCTCACCGGACCGGCGGAAGGCTCGCCGCGCACGCTGCGGCGCATGTCCAAGCTCCTGGGCCGCGCCGACGACATGCTCGTGGTGCGCGGGGTCAACGTCTTCCCCACCGAGATCGAGGCGGTGCTGCTGGCCGACGAACGCGTCAGCCCGCACTACCTGGTGGTCGAGGACCGCCGCGTGGCCGCCCGCCCGGAGCTGAGGGTGGCCGTGGAGCCCTTCTACGACTCGACCGACACCGAGGCCCTGCGGCACGACCTCGTGGCCGCCCTGCGCGAACGGCTGGGCATCTCCTGCGCCGTCGTGGTGGTCGAGCCGGGTGTGGTGCCGCGCACGGAGACGGGAAAGGCGCGCCGCCTGGTGCGCTGGAGCACCGGGGACGCGCCTCTGCCGGGGATCGCTACTTGA
- the hrpB gene encoding ATP-dependent helicase HrpB, which produces MELPDLPVRPALPEITATLTAHGAAVLVAPPGTGKTTLVPLALAEDGARVVVAEPRRLAARAAAARMAQLLGEPVGETVGYAVRGDRKRSARTRVEVVTSGLLVRRLQNDPELASADVVVLDECHERHLDADLLLALLLDARAGLREDLRLLATSATVAAERVAGLLGDAPVLRVEAVTFPTELRYTPPVRGQRVEQAVAAAVRTALADGDGDVLAFLPGAAEINRVTGLLGGLDADVLPLHGRLPAAAQDAALRPGPRRRVVLATAVAESSLTVPGVRAVVDSGLARLSTVDHRRGMSGLVTQRVSAAVADQRAGRAGREAPGRVYRCWPEHEQATLPRYPEPEIRQADLTRLALELACWGTPDGGGLLWWDQPPAGALDAGRAVLRALGALDAEGALTARGRELAELGTHPRFARALVDGARRVGATRAAEVVAVLDDSTLATSPDLATSLRRLREGTPGTPRWRRESDRLARTLGKSKDGRDDPALIAALAYPERLARRRRGQPGVYLLAGGTAVELRGGADGLTEAEWLAVAVADRSPGKTHGQIRLAAAADEHLARQAGAELLSTVDEIAWQDGDVVARRVERLGAITLSDKPLRTPAPEAVRAALAEGLHREGLGLLPWPESAASLRARLAFLHRTLGAPWPAVDDETLLSTVDTWLGPELATARRRSDLARTDTTQALRRLLPWPAATRLDELAPERLQLPTGNRARLDYSQDTPTLPVKVQHAFGWTRTPRIADGAVPVLLHLLSPAGRPAAVTSDLESFWRTGYPQVRAELRGRYPKHKWPENPLAP; this is translated from the coding sequence GTGGAGCTGCCCGACCTGCCCGTCCGCCCGGCGCTGCCGGAGATCACCGCGACGCTGACCGCGCACGGCGCGGCGGTGCTCGTCGCCCCGCCCGGTACCGGCAAGACCACGCTGGTCCCGCTGGCGCTGGCCGAGGACGGCGCACGGGTGGTGGTCGCCGAGCCGAGGCGGCTGGCCGCGCGGGCGGCGGCGGCCCGGATGGCACAGCTGCTGGGCGAACCGGTAGGCGAGACGGTCGGCTACGCGGTGCGCGGGGACCGCAAGCGCTCGGCGCGCACGCGCGTGGAGGTGGTGACCTCCGGCCTGCTGGTGCGGCGGTTGCAGAACGACCCGGAGCTGGCGAGCGCGGACGTAGTGGTGCTGGACGAGTGCCACGAGCGGCACCTGGACGCCGACCTGCTGCTGGCGCTGCTGCTGGACGCGCGGGCCGGGCTGCGCGAGGACCTGCGGCTGCTGGCGACCTCGGCGACGGTGGCCGCGGAGCGGGTGGCGGGGCTGCTCGGGGACGCCCCGGTGCTGCGGGTGGAGGCGGTGACCTTCCCGACCGAGCTGCGGTACACGCCCCCGGTGCGGGGCCAGCGGGTCGAGCAGGCGGTGGCGGCGGCGGTGCGCACGGCGCTGGCGGACGGGGACGGCGACGTGCTGGCGTTCCTGCCCGGCGCGGCCGAGATCAACCGGGTGACCGGCCTGCTCGGCGGGCTGGACGCGGACGTGCTGCCGCTGCACGGCAGGCTGCCCGCGGCGGCCCAGGACGCGGCGCTGCGCCCGGGCCCCCGGCGGCGGGTGGTGCTGGCCACGGCGGTGGCGGAGTCCAGCCTGACCGTGCCGGGCGTGCGCGCGGTGGTCGACTCCGGCCTGGCCCGGTTGTCCACAGTGGACCACCGTCGGGGCATGTCGGGGCTGGTGACACAGCGGGTCTCGGCGGCGGTTGCCGACCAGCGCGCGGGCCGGGCGGGGCGCGAGGCGCCGGGCCGGGTGTACCGCTGCTGGCCGGAGCACGAGCAGGCGACGCTGCCGCGGTACCCGGAGCCGGAGATCCGCCAGGCCGACCTGACGCGCCTGGCCCTGGAGCTGGCGTGCTGGGGCACCCCGGACGGCGGCGGCCTGCTGTGGTGGGACCAGCCCCCGGCGGGCGCGCTGGACGCGGGCCGCGCGGTCCTGCGGGCGCTGGGCGCGCTCGACGCCGAGGGCGCGCTGACCGCGCGGGGCCGGGAGCTGGCCGAGCTGGGCACGCACCCGCGCTTCGCCCGGGCCCTGGTGGACGGCGCGCGCCGGGTGGGCGCGACCCGGGCGGCCGAGGTGGTCGCGGTCCTGGACGACAGCACGCTGGCCACCTCCCCGGACCTGGCGACCTCGCTGCGCCGCCTGCGCGAGGGCACCCCGGGCACCCCGCGCTGGCGCCGCGAGTCCGACCGCCTCGCCCGCACCCTGGGGAAGTCGAAGGACGGCCGCGACGACCCCGCGCTGATCGCGGCCCTGGCCTACCCGGAACGCCTGGCGCGCCGCCGCCGTGGCCAGCCGGGGGTGTACCTGCTGGCGGGCGGCACGGCGGTCGAGCTGCGCGGCGGCGCGGACGGCCTGACCGAGGCCGAGTGGCTGGCGGTGGCGGTGGCGGACCGCTCCCCGGGCAAGACCCACGGCCAGATCCGCCTGGCGGCGGCCGCGGACGAGCACCTGGCGAGGCAGGCCGGAGCCGAGCTGCTGTCCACAGTGGACGAGATCGCCTGGCAGGACGGCGACGTGGTGGCCCGCCGGGTCGAACGCCTGGGCGCGATCACGTTGTCGGACAAGCCCTTGCGCACCCCCGCCCCGGAGGCCGTGCGTGCGGCCCTGGCCGAGGGCCTGCACCGGGAGGGCCTCGGCCTGCTCCCGTGGCCGGAGTCGGCGGCCTCCCTCCGGGCCCGCCTCGCCTTCCTGCACCGCACGCTGGGCGCGCCGTGGCCCGCGGTGGACGACGAGACCCTGTTGTCCACAGTGGACACCTGGCTGGGTCCGGAGCTCGCCACCGCCCGCCGCCGCTCGGATCTCGCCCGGACCGACACCACCCAGGCCCTGCGCCGCCTCCTGCCCTGGCCCGCCGCGACCCGCCTGGACGAGCTGGCCCCGGAACGCCTCCAGCTCCCGACGGGCAACCGGGCCCGCCTGGACTACAGCCAGGACACCCCCACCCTCCCGGTCAAGGTCCAGCACGCCTTCGGCTGGACCCGCACGCCCCGCATCGCCGACGGCGCGGTCCCGGTCCTGCTGCACCTGCTCTCCCCGGCCGGACGCCCCGCGGCGGTCACCAGTGACCTGGAGTCGTTCTGGCGCACGGGTTACCCGCAGGTCCGGGCGGAGCTCCGGGGGCGGTACCCCAAGCACAAGTGGCCGGAGAACCCGCTGGCGCCCTGA
- a CDS encoding DsbA family protein, producing the protein MGGAERNARKRKQEAAAAAKAVAAASRKRDRTNLIAGIVVVVVIAVGIIGSVLLFGGQDSDVTSKAIPKVEVNATYPVKREGDVIVAGKDTAKATIDLYADFLCPGCRAFEERDGSKIQDKLNAGELKVRYHMVPLLVNQSTPAGYSLEAANAALAITDAAPAKFPDFFASLYAKQPREKGPGYTNDQLIQLGRDLGVQGEDFANAIRNGAHKKAIEDAYAVTQKDPVFGPQGFPGTPSIVSGGKPVEHDQPTWLDDLLK; encoded by the coding sequence GTGGGCGGTGCCGAGCGCAACGCGCGCAAGCGCAAGCAGGAGGCCGCGGCGGCGGCCAAGGCCGTGGCGGCCGCCAGTCGCAAGCGCGACCGCACGAACCTCATCGCGGGCATCGTCGTGGTGGTCGTCATCGCGGTCGGCATCATCGGCTCCGTGCTGCTCTTCGGCGGGCAGGACTCCGACGTCACCTCCAAGGCCATCCCGAAGGTCGAGGTCAACGCGACCTACCCGGTCAAGCGCGAGGGCGATGTGATCGTGGCGGGCAAGGACACCGCCAAGGCCACGATCGACCTGTACGCCGACTTCCTGTGCCCCGGCTGCCGCGCCTTCGAGGAGCGCGACGGCAGCAAGATCCAGGACAAGCTGAACGCGGGCGAGCTCAAGGTCCGGTACCACATGGTGCCGCTGCTGGTGAACCAGTCCACGCCTGCCGGGTACTCGCTGGAGGCGGCGAACGCCGCGCTGGCCATCACCGACGCGGCGCCCGCCAAGTTCCCCGACTTCTTCGCCAGCCTGTACGCCAAGCAGCCCCGGGAGAAGGGCCCCGGCTACACCAACGACCAGCTGATCCAGCTGGGCCGCGACCTCGGCGTCCAGGGCGAGGACTTCGCCAACGCGATCCGCAACGGCGCGCACAAGAAGGCCATCGAGGACGCGTACGCGGTCACCCAGAAGGACCCGGTGTTCGGCCCGCAGGGCTTCCCCGGCACCCCGAGCATCGTCTCCGGCGGCAAGCCGGTCGAGCACGACCAGCCCACCTGGCTGGACGACCTGCTCAAGTAG
- a CDS encoding helix-turn-helix transcriptional regulator, translated as MRGAFVGRGAELAELVSVVDGPPSAHFRFVQVVGEPGIGKSRLLAELADAARARGQEVVVGRATEFETDRPFGVLADALDDHFAALGPAWFDRLGELTVTRCAAVFPAFGDGVEHPGAERNVLHRAVRAALEAATGRRGLLVVLDDLHWADAATLELLDHLARRPGRGRLTFVVAYRPRQLSTAGHTMLARALSDGNGHRLELAPLGQEAAARLLGPETGRARALALHRASRGNPLYLQALARASVPAEWANAPEEVTEELPAHVRAALLSEVDRLDEVTRLVVRGAAVAGEPVDAELVAVTCELPLARVRAAVDAALAADVLRGGTGTRAVEFRHPLLRHLVYDAAPLSWREEAHRRLAEVLRQRGVRPEHLARHLERTARAGDAETAAVLVEAARQVRFRAPATAARWLAAALELVEAGPLVRVELADALTASGQFEEGARVLGDLVRRRPGTPNPAYPRAVVLWSTLERWLDRFQGAPVLREVLAAADPADVVSVAALHHELAYTAHARGEAARAEEHAARVVSAPPVSGVRTLQASACGLLSFSRLLARDLAAASDWIDRAITAFDELTDNELSEHLLAIEHGHWAALFQGRYEDVVRHGRRIHALVRGTGHHLVLLRSQLRAATALFMLGELAEAERCTEDAIELATLVGRPFELALSLLLMSEVIGDRGEVERSLKCAEEAVDLARAHDMRSMGPALFQLAEARRMSGLPVDFAEDFPELDYGHPASRTMELPGFQLEQLIQHAAAQGQFTFAESALRHCQALVHDLARGSAGHAHLAEAHLRLLRGDPDTSVELARRAVAEFTAAELPLNAGKARLALGMALAELGRRPEALAELDQAGRTFADRGALRWEELTVKQQRRQGRRIPKPASRSAPGELTARESEIAELVSKGHTNRAIAERLVLSERTVTTHVSNILAKLDLPSRTALAAYLLRS; from the coding sequence ATGCGCGGGGCGTTTGTCGGCCGGGGGGCCGAGCTTGCCGAACTGGTGTCTGTTGTGGACGGACCGCCGTCGGCGCACTTCAGGTTCGTGCAGGTGGTGGGGGAGCCCGGGATCGGCAAGAGCCGCCTGCTTGCCGAGCTCGCCGACGCGGCCCGGGCCCGTGGCCAGGAGGTCGTGGTCGGCCGGGCCACCGAGTTCGAGACCGACCGGCCCTTCGGGGTGCTCGCCGACGCCCTGGACGACCACTTCGCCGCCCTCGGGCCCGCCTGGTTCGACCGGCTGGGCGAGCTGACCGTCACCCGCTGCGCCGCGGTGTTCCCCGCGTTCGGGGACGGCGTCGAGCACCCGGGCGCCGAGCGGAACGTGCTGCACCGCGCGGTGCGGGCCGCGCTGGAGGCGGCCACCGGGCGGCGCGGGCTGCTGGTCGTGCTGGACGACCTGCACTGGGCCGACGCGGCCACCCTGGAGCTGCTCGACCACCTCGCCCGCCGCCCCGGGCGCGGACGGCTCACGTTCGTGGTGGCCTACCGGCCGCGCCAGCTGTCCACCGCCGGGCACACCATGCTGGCCAGGGCGCTCAGCGACGGCAACGGCCACCGCCTGGAGCTCGCGCCGCTGGGCCAGGAGGCCGCCGCGCGGCTGCTCGGCCCGGAGACCGGGCGCGCCCGCGCGCTGGCGCTGCACCGGGCCAGCCGGGGCAACCCGCTGTACCTGCAGGCGCTGGCCAGGGCATCCGTGCCCGCCGAGTGGGCCAACGCGCCGGAGGAGGTCACCGAGGAGCTGCCCGCGCACGTGCGGGCGGCGCTGCTGTCCGAAGTGGACAGACTGGACGAGGTGACCCGGCTCGTGGTGCGCGGTGCCGCGGTGGCGGGCGAGCCGGTGGACGCCGAGCTGGTCGCGGTCACCTGCGAGCTGCCCCTCGCGCGGGTGCGGGCGGCGGTGGACGCGGCCCTGGCCGCCGATGTGCTGCGCGGTGGCACCGGTACACGCGCGGTGGAGTTCCGGCACCCGCTGCTGCGCCACCTGGTCTACGACGCGGCCCCGCTGAGCTGGCGCGAGGAGGCACACCGCAGGCTGGCCGAGGTGCTGCGGCAGCGCGGTGTGCGACCCGAACACCTGGCCCGGCACCTGGAACGCACCGCGCGGGCCGGGGACGCCGAGACGGCGGCGGTGCTGGTCGAGGCCGCCCGCCAGGTGCGTTTCCGCGCACCCGCCACGGCCGCGCGCTGGCTGGCCGCGGCGCTGGAGCTGGTCGAGGCCGGGCCGCTCGTGCGGGTGGAGCTGGCGGACGCGCTCACCGCCTCCGGGCAGTTCGAGGAGGGCGCGAGGGTGCTCGGCGACCTGGTGCGCCGCCGTCCGGGTACGCCGAACCCGGCGTACCCGCGCGCGGTGGTGCTGTGGTCGACGCTGGAGCGCTGGCTGGACCGGTTCCAGGGCGCGCCGGTGCTGCGGGAGGTGCTGGCCGCGGCCGACCCGGCCGACGTGGTGTCGGTGGCCGCGCTGCACCACGAGCTGGCCTACACCGCGCACGCCCGGGGCGAGGCGGCGCGGGCCGAGGAGCACGCGGCCCGGGTGGTGTCGGCACCGCCGGTGTCCGGGGTGCGCACGCTCCAGGCCAGCGCGTGCGGCCTGCTGTCCTTCAGCCGCCTGCTGGCCCGGGACCTGGCCGCGGCCAGCGACTGGATCGACCGGGCGATCACGGCCTTCGACGAGCTGACCGACAACGAGCTGTCGGAGCACCTGCTGGCCATCGAACACGGCCACTGGGCGGCGCTGTTCCAGGGCCGGTACGAGGACGTGGTTCGGCACGGCAGGCGCATCCACGCGCTGGTCCGGGGCACGGGCCACCACCTGGTGCTGCTGCGCAGCCAGCTCCGCGCGGCCACGGCCCTGTTCATGCTGGGCGAGCTGGCCGAGGCGGAGCGGTGCACCGAGGACGCCATCGAACTGGCCACCCTGGTCGGCCGCCCCTTCGAGCTGGCGCTGAGCCTGCTGTTGATGAGCGAGGTCATCGGCGACCGGGGCGAGGTCGAACGCAGCCTGAAGTGCGCGGAGGAGGCGGTGGACCTGGCCCGCGCCCACGACATGCGCTCGATGGGCCCGGCCCTGTTCCAGCTGGCCGAGGCCCGCCGGATGAGCGGCCTGCCGGTGGACTTCGCCGAGGACTTCCCGGAGCTGGACTACGGCCACCCGGCCAGCCGGACCATGGAGCTGCCGGGCTTCCAGCTCGAACAGCTCATCCAGCACGCGGCGGCCCAGGGCCAGTTCACCTTCGCCGAGTCGGCCCTGCGCCACTGCCAGGCCCTGGTCCACGACCTGGCCCGGGGCTCGGCGGGCCACGCCCACCTGGCCGAAGCCCACCTCCGCCTGCTCCGGGGCGACCCGGACACCTCGGTCGAGCTGGCCAGGCGGGCGGTCGCGGAGTTCACCGCGGCCGAGCTCCCCCTGAACGCGGGCAAGGCCCGCCTGGCCCTGGGCATGGCCCTGGCCGAACTGGGCCGCCGGCCCGAGGCCCTGGCCGAGCTCGACCAGGCGGGCCGGACCTTCGCCGACCGGGGCGCCCTCCGCTGGGAGGAGCTGACGGTCAAACAGCAACGCCGTCAGGGCCGCCGGATCCCCAAACCCGCTTCCCGGTCGGCCCCGGGCGAGCTGACCGCGCGGGAGTCCGAGATCGCCGAGCTGGTCAGCAAGGGCCACACGAACCGGGCGATCGCGGAACGCCTGGTCCTGAGCGAACGAACGGTCACCACCCACGTCTCCAACATCCTGGCCAAGCTCGACCTCCCCTCCCGGACCGCGCTGGCGGCCTACCTGCTGCGGAGCTGA
- a CDS encoding MFS transporter, producing the protein MRSAERSQGAPAQRLPAEVWVLVAVSFVIAVGFGILAPALPTFAASFNVGVTAASFVISAFAIMRLAFAPASGAFVNKFGERPVYITGILIVALSTGACAFAESYWQLLLFRALGGTGSTMFTVSAVALLVRLSPPHLRGRASGLWGTGFLLGNIAGPIVGGLLVGVSLRLPFIGYAVALVLAALVAWWFLRRSELADRAKGDDGPTATLREALRHRTYLASLASNFATGWTVFGVRTSLVPLFVAVVLLENPAMAGWAMTAFAVGNAAMLMLAGSLADKRGRKPPVLVGLLISGLATIWLGFTDSVPLFLLASVVGGIGAGLLNPPTNAAVADVIGTKGKGGPVLAAFQMTADIGAIIGPLLAGVIAEYVSFTAAFALTGLLSVLAALVWVFAPETLPSKVDPSAEAEEEVAATVAAECGHLDEGPELPTGERVAGKPRQPEA; encoded by the coding sequence GTGCGCTCAGCGGAACGGTCCCAGGGCGCACCGGCACAGCGGCTGCCCGCCGAGGTGTGGGTGCTGGTCGCGGTCAGCTTCGTGATCGCCGTCGGGTTCGGCATCCTGGCCCCCGCGCTGCCCACCTTCGCCGCCAGCTTCAACGTCGGGGTCACCGCCGCGTCCTTCGTGATCAGCGCGTTCGCCATCATGCGGCTGGCCTTCGCCCCGGCCAGCGGCGCGTTCGTGAACAAGTTCGGCGAGCGCCCGGTGTACATCACCGGCATCCTCATCGTCGCCCTGTCCACGGGCGCCTGCGCCTTCGCCGAGTCCTACTGGCAGCTGCTGCTCTTCCGCGCCCTGGGCGGCACCGGGTCGACCATGTTCACCGTCTCCGCGGTCGCGCTGCTGGTCCGCCTGAGCCCGCCGCACCTGCGCGGCCGCGCCTCCGGCCTGTGGGGCACGGGGTTCCTGCTCGGCAACATCGCCGGGCCGATCGTCGGCGGCCTGCTGGTCGGCGTCTCGCTGCGGCTGCCCTTCATCGGCTACGCCGTGGCGCTGGTGCTGGCCGCCCTGGTCGCCTGGTGGTTCCTGCGCCGCTCGGAGCTGGCCGACCGGGCCAAGGGCGACGACGGTCCCACCGCCACCCTGCGCGAGGCCCTGCGGCACCGCACCTACCTGGCCTCGCTGGCCTCCAACTTCGCCACCGGCTGGACCGTGTTCGGCGTCCGCACCTCGCTGGTGCCCCTGTTCGTGGCCGTGGTGCTGCTGGAGAACCCGGCCATGGCGGGCTGGGCGATGACCGCCTTCGCCGTGGGCAACGCCGCGATGCTCATGCTCGCGGGCTCCCTGGCGGACAAGCGCGGCCGCAAGCCCCCGGTGCTGGTGGGGCTGCTGATCTCCGGCCTGGCCACGATCTGGCTCGGTTTCACCGACTCGGTGCCGCTGTTCCTGCTGGCCTCGGTGGTCGGCGGCATCGGCGCGGGCCTGCTCAACCCGCCGACCAACGCCGCCGTGGCCGACGTCATCGGCACCAAGGGCAAGGGCGGGCCGGTGCTCGCCGCGTTCCAGATGACCGCGGACATCGGCGCGATCATCGGCCCGCTGCTGGCCGGGGTGATCGCCGAGTACGTGTCCTTCACCGCCGCCTTCGCCCTGACCGGCCTGCTCAGCGTGCTGGCCGCACTGGTGTGGGTGTTCGCGCCGGAGACGCTGCCGAGCAAGGTGGACCCCTCCGCCGAGGCAGAGGAGGAGGTGGCCGCGACCGTGGCCGCCGAGTGCGGGCACCTGGACGAGGGGCCGGAGCTGCCGACCGGGGAGCGCGTGGCCGGGAAACCGCGTCAGCCCGAGGCCTGA